One stretch of Serinicoccus hydrothermalis DNA includes these proteins:
- a CDS encoding PH domain-containing protein — protein MTWTRHRPKALSWVLLLAFVLVIGFTIARYVGGEVAVQNDVLGLVLRLAVLVVVVLAYLRTGGSTTASKDGLVVHNGLRATEVPAALVRNIDEDARRGGAVAMLTTGEAVELPGVPATDVRQVRRALKGR, from the coding sequence ATGACCTGGACCCGCCACCGCCCCAAGGCGCTCTCCTGGGTGCTGCTGCTCGCCTTCGTCCTCGTCATCGGGTTCACCATTGCGCGCTACGTCGGCGGCGAGGTCGCCGTGCAGAACGACGTGCTCGGCCTGGTGCTGCGCCTCGCGGTGCTCGTGGTGGTCGTGCTCGCCTACCTGCGCACCGGCGGCAGCACGACCGCGTCCAAGGACGGGCTGGTCGTGCACAACGGTCTGCGGGCCACCGAGGTCCCCGCCGCCCTGGTCAGGAACATCGACGAGGACGCGCGCCGGGGCGGCGCCGTGGCCATGCTCACCACCGGCGAGGCCGTCGAGCTGCCCGGCGTCCCGGCCACCGACGTGCGGCAGGTGCGGCGCGCGCTCAAGGGGCGCTGA
- a CDS encoding alpha/beta hydrolase, whose product MDIRDLRPEDDEGFSPPPTHLPPLTGQHVAGARSWTGLTYAILYGHRYLTLDVHVPEGVERPPLVVWIHGGGWNEGDRRYLPLWWPQQSLFEKVVAAGMAVATVDYRHLGEAHFPACVHDVHAAVRYLVRYADTLGVDASRLGLWGESAGGHLACLASYAPVRAARGEVVDGVELVGQVGVDGPQPVPDALVSWYTPNEQFHDFLAAQGERVADPAIVPALLPVSQIGPGAPPTLVVHGSVDQVVSVDDAHQIHDALVAAGVETELTIVDDADHCFVGRPIGPILDEAVAFLARHLLAGEGHTR is encoded by the coding sequence ATGGACATCCGCGACCTCCGCCCGGAGGACGACGAGGGCTTCAGCCCGCCGCCGACCCACCTGCCGCCCCTCACCGGACAACACGTCGCGGGTGCGCGCAGCTGGACCGGCCTGACCTACGCGATCCTCTACGGCCACCGCTACCTCACCCTCGACGTGCACGTCCCCGAGGGCGTCGAGCGGCCACCGCTCGTCGTGTGGATCCACGGCGGCGGGTGGAACGAGGGCGACCGCCGCTACCTCCCGCTGTGGTGGCCGCAGCAGTCGCTCTTCGAGAAGGTCGTCGCCGCGGGCATGGCCGTCGCGACGGTCGACTACCGGCACCTCGGCGAGGCGCACTTCCCGGCGTGCGTCCACGACGTGCACGCGGCGGTGCGCTACCTCGTCCGGTATGCCGACACCCTCGGCGTCGACGCCTCGCGCCTCGGGTTGTGGGGCGAGTCGGCGGGGGGTCACCTCGCGTGCCTCGCCTCCTACGCCCCGGTGCGGGCCGCCCGCGGCGAGGTCGTCGACGGCGTCGAGCTCGTCGGGCAGGTGGGCGTCGACGGGCCGCAGCCGGTGCCCGACGCGCTGGTGTCGTGGTACACCCCCAACGAGCAGTTCCACGACTTCCTCGCCGCGCAGGGGGAGCGGGTCGCAGACCCGGCGATCGTGCCCGCGCTGCTGCCGGTGTCGCAGATCGGGCCGGGGGCGCCGCCGACGCTGGTCGTGCACGGCAGCGTCGACCAGGTCGTCTCCGTCGACGACGCGCACCAGATCCATGACGCGCTCGTGGCGGCCGGTGTCGAGACCGAGCTGACGATCGTCGACGACGCCGACCACTGCTTCGTGGGCCGGCCGATCGGGCCGATCCTGGACGAGGCGGTGGCCTTCCTCGCGCGCCACCTGCTGGCGGGAGAGGGGCATACCCGATGA